The following proteins are encoded in a genomic region of Gouania willdenowi chromosome 6, fGouWil2.1, whole genome shotgun sequence:
- the tspan12 gene encoding tetraspanin-12 isoform X1 — protein MSRRDAVRCAQGLLYSLNGMFWLMSVCVLVVASWIRDSLNAVLTLTAHTRLEEAAVCSYSPAVHPVLISASCVLIVIAVVGFCGALRCDPLLLSWYLCSLLVLFCVELSSAVWTYDQPSVHRSDMISLKSRMQNYGLQHYQFITHSWDRFQTQFQCCGVIYFTDWLEMTEREWPPDSCCSNQYSGCARHAHFHDLSDLYQEGCGPKIYAFIRGTSLLQVLRFLGVSVGVAQILAMALTLTLLWALYYDRKSSHRGMVWVGPKDEEQKTGVGQTQFRTDT, from the exons ATGAGCCGGAGGGACGCTGTCCGCTGTGCGCAAGGTCTGCTGTATTCTCTCAATGGAATGTTCTGG ttaatgtcagtgtgtgttcttgttgtggCGTCGTGGATCAGAGACTCCCTGAATGCTGTCCTCACACTGACTGCCCACACTAG ATTGGAGGAAGCTGCTGTTTGCTCCTACTCTCCGGCTGTTCATCCTGTGCTGATCTCTGCCTCCTGTGTCCTCATCGTCATCGCCGTGGTTGGATTCTGTGGTGCTCTGCGCTGTGACCCTCTGCTGCTCTCTTGG TACCTGTGCAGCCTCCTGGTTCTGTTCTGTGTGGAGCTGTCTAGTGCTGTTTGGACCTACGACCAG CCGTCTGTGCATCGTTCTGATATGATCAGCCTGAAGAGTCGTATGCAGAACTATGGACTGCAGCATTATCAGTTCATCACACACAGCTGGGACAGATTCCAGactcag TTTCAGTGTTGTGGTGTTATCTACTTCACTGATTGGCTGGAGATGACTGAGAGGGAGTGGCCTCCTGACTCTTGCTGCTCCAATCAATACTCAGGCTGTGCTCGCCACGCCCACTTCCATGACCTCAGCGACCTGTACCAGGAA GGTTGTGGACCAAAGATCTATGCTTTTATTCGAGGTACCAGCTTGCTGCAGGTGCTGCGTTTCCTAGGCGTATCAGTGGGCGTGGCTCAAATCCTTGCTATGGCGCTTACACTCACACTGCTCTGGGCGCTTTACTATGACAGGAAGTCCTCACACCGTGGGATGGTGTGGGTGGGACCAAAGGATGAAGAGCAGAAGACTGGTGTGGGACAAACTCAGTTCAGAACTGACACCTAA
- the tspan12 gene encoding tetraspanin-12 isoform X2, translated as MECSGDSLNAVLTLTAHTRLEEAAVCSYSPAVHPVLISASCVLIVIAVVGFCGALRCDPLLLSWYLCSLLVLFCVELSSAVWTYDQPSVHRSDMISLKSRMQNYGLQHYQFITHSWDRFQTQFQCCGVIYFTDWLEMTEREWPPDSCCSNQYSGCARHAHFHDLSDLYQEGCGPKIYAFIRGTSLLQVLRFLGVSVGVAQILAMALTLTLLWALYYDRKSSHRGMVWVGPKDEEQKTGVGQTQFRTDT; from the exons ATGGAATGTTCTGG AGACTCCCTGAATGCTGTCCTCACACTGACTGCCCACACTAG ATTGGAGGAAGCTGCTGTTTGCTCCTACTCTCCGGCTGTTCATCCTGTGCTGATCTCTGCCTCCTGTGTCCTCATCGTCATCGCCGTGGTTGGATTCTGTGGTGCTCTGCGCTGTGACCCTCTGCTGCTCTCTTGG TACCTGTGCAGCCTCCTGGTTCTGTTCTGTGTGGAGCTGTCTAGTGCTGTTTGGACCTACGACCAG CCGTCTGTGCATCGTTCTGATATGATCAGCCTGAAGAGTCGTATGCAGAACTATGGACTGCAGCATTATCAGTTCATCACACACAGCTGGGACAGATTCCAGactcag TTTCAGTGTTGTGGTGTTATCTACTTCACTGATTGGCTGGAGATGACTGAGAGGGAGTGGCCTCCTGACTCTTGCTGCTCCAATCAATACTCAGGCTGTGCTCGCCACGCCCACTTCCATGACCTCAGCGACCTGTACCAGGAA GGTTGTGGACCAAAGATCTATGCTTTTATTCGAGGTACCAGCTTGCTGCAGGTGCTGCGTTTCCTAGGCGTATCAGTGGGCGTGGCTCAAATCCTTGCTATGGCGCTTACACTCACACTGCTCTGGGCGCTTTACTATGACAGGAAGTCCTCACACCGTGGGATGGTGTGGGTGGGACCAAAGGATGAAGAGCAGAAGACTGGTGTGGGACAAACTCAGTTCAGAACTGACACCTAA
- the ing3 gene encoding inhibitor of growth protein 3 isoform X1: MLYLEDYLEMIEQLPLDLRDRFTEMREMDLQVQNATDQLEKKVIEFFINAKKNKPEWREEQMEGIKKDYYKALEDADEKVQLANQIYDLVDRHLRKLDQELAKFKMELEADNAGITEILERRSLEMDSPSQPINNHHVHSHASTEKRKYSVPAHHATEHVPEKKFKSEALLSTLTSDASKENVPAGCRANTTSSASNSVYSMNSSQPLASYNLSSLPAGPGAGAGAITMAAVQAVQATAQMKEGRRTSSLKASYEAIKNNDFQLGREFSLSRDGAGYSSSSSALASTLTQSLAPSTTSDSRGRKSKSSIKSSSSSSSSSSLSSCSSSSALAQELSQQAALPEAETASQVDWTYDPNEPRYCICNQVSYGEMVGCDNTDCPIEWFHYGCVGLTEAPKGKWFCPQCTAAMKRRGSRHK, encoded by the exons ATGCTGTACCTCGAGGATTACCTGGAGA tgATCGAGCAGCTGCCTCTGGACCTCCGAGACAGATTCACGGAAATGAGGGAGATGGACCTTCAAGTGCAGA ATGCTACCGATCAACTGGAGAAGAAGGTTATTGAATTCTTCATCAATGCCAAAAAGAACAAACCTGAGTGGAGAGAGGAACAGATGGAGGGCATCAAGaag GATTACTACAAAGCTCTAGAAGATGCAGATGAGAAGGTCCAGCTGGCCAATCAAATTTATGACCTG GTGGACCGTCACTTACGCAAACTGGACCAGGAGCTTGCTAAATTCAAGATGGAGCTTGAGGCAGACAATGCTGGCATCACTGAGATCCTGGAGAGAC gcTCTTTGGAGATGGATAGCCCATCTCAGCCAATCAACAACCACCATGTCCACTCCCATGCCTCCACAGAAA AGAGGAAGTATAGCGTGCCCGCCCACCACGCCACTGAACACGTCCCAGAGAAAAAGTTCAAGTCTGAAGCGCTGCTGTCAACCCTCACATCAGACGCCTCCAAGGAGAATGTGCCAG CAGGTTGCCGGGCTAACACCACGTCCTCGGCCTCAAACAGCGTGTACAGCATGAACTCATCTCAGCCCCTGGCCTCCTACAACCTGAGCTCACTTCCTGCTGGCCCTGGGGCGGGGGCGGGGGCCATCACCATGGCAGCAGTACAAGCAGTTCAAGCTACAGCTCAG ATGAAGGAGGGCCGGCGGACATCCAGCCTGAAGGCCAGCTACGAAGCCATCAAGAACAACGACTTCCAGCTGGGCAGAGAGTTTTCTCTGTCACGTGACGGTGCTGGatactcttcctcttcctctgctctGGCTTCCACCCTCACCCAGAGTCTCGCCCCCAGCACCACCTCTGACTCCCGGGGACGCAAGTCCAA GAGCAGCATCAagtcctcctcttcatcatcgtCATCCTCTTCACTCTCGTCCtgctcttcctcctctgctctcgCTCAGGAACTGTCTCAGCAGGCGGCTCTGCCCGAGGCCGAGACCGCCAGTCAGGTGGACTGGACCTATGACCCCAACGAGCCTCGCTACTGCATCTGTAACcag GTGTCCTACGGTGAGATGGTGGGCTGTGACAACACAGAT
- the ing3 gene encoding inhibitor of growth protein 3 isoform X2 codes for MLYLEDYLEMIEQLPLDLRDRFTEMREMDLQVQNATDQLEKKVIEFFINAKKNKPEWREEQMEGIKKDYYKALEDADEKVQLANQIYDLVDRHLRKLDQELAKFKMELEADNAGITEILERRSLEMDSPSQPINNHHVHSHASTEKRKYSVPAHHATEHVPEKKFKSEALLSTLTSDASKENVPGCRANTTSSASNSVYSMNSSQPLASYNLSSLPAGPGAGAGAITMAAVQAVQATAQMKEGRRTSSLKASYEAIKNNDFQLGREFSLSRDGAGYSSSSSALASTLTQSLAPSTTSDSRGRKSKSSIKSSSSSSSSSSLSSCSSSSALAQELSQQAALPEAETASQVDWTYDPNEPRYCICNQVSYGEMVGCDNTDCPIEWFHYGCVGLTEAPKGKWFCPQCTAAMKRRGSRHK; via the exons ATGCTGTACCTCGAGGATTACCTGGAGA tgATCGAGCAGCTGCCTCTGGACCTCCGAGACAGATTCACGGAAATGAGGGAGATGGACCTTCAAGTGCAGA ATGCTACCGATCAACTGGAGAAGAAGGTTATTGAATTCTTCATCAATGCCAAAAAGAACAAACCTGAGTGGAGAGAGGAACAGATGGAGGGCATCAAGaag GATTACTACAAAGCTCTAGAAGATGCAGATGAGAAGGTCCAGCTGGCCAATCAAATTTATGACCTG GTGGACCGTCACTTACGCAAACTGGACCAGGAGCTTGCTAAATTCAAGATGGAGCTTGAGGCAGACAATGCTGGCATCACTGAGATCCTGGAGAGAC gcTCTTTGGAGATGGATAGCCCATCTCAGCCAATCAACAACCACCATGTCCACTCCCATGCCTCCACAGAAA AGAGGAAGTATAGCGTGCCCGCCCACCACGCCACTGAACACGTCCCAGAGAAAAAGTTCAAGTCTGAAGCGCTGCTGTCAACCCTCACATCAGACGCCTCCAAGGAGAATGTGCCAG GTTGCCGGGCTAACACCACGTCCTCGGCCTCAAACAGCGTGTACAGCATGAACTCATCTCAGCCCCTGGCCTCCTACAACCTGAGCTCACTTCCTGCTGGCCCTGGGGCGGGGGCGGGGGCCATCACCATGGCAGCAGTACAAGCAGTTCAAGCTACAGCTCAG ATGAAGGAGGGCCGGCGGACATCCAGCCTGAAGGCCAGCTACGAAGCCATCAAGAACAACGACTTCCAGCTGGGCAGAGAGTTTTCTCTGTCACGTGACGGTGCTGGatactcttcctcttcctctgctctGGCTTCCACCCTCACCCAGAGTCTCGCCCCCAGCACCACCTCTGACTCCCGGGGACGCAAGTCCAA GAGCAGCATCAagtcctcctcttcatcatcgtCATCCTCTTCACTCTCGTCCtgctcttcctcctctgctctcgCTCAGGAACTGTCTCAGCAGGCGGCTCTGCCCGAGGCCGAGACCGCCAGTCAGGTGGACTGGACCTATGACCCCAACGAGCCTCGCTACTGCATCTGTAACcag GTGTCCTACGGTGAGATGGTGGGCTGTGACAACACAGAT